In the genome of Patescibacteria group bacterium, the window TTTTTATTTTAATAAGCTATACAATTTATCCTTTAACAGAATTGCCATTCGTAATCAAAGAAGAGTTTGGGGAAGTTGTTCCGGAAAAGGGAATTTGAACTTTAATTACCGTATAATACTTCTTCCCGCGCATCTTGCGGATTACATAATCGTCCACGAGCTTTGCCATTTAAAGGAATTAAATCATTCTAAAAAATTTTGGGAATTGGTTTCTTTAACCTTTCCAAACTACAAGGAAGCAAGAAAAGAGTTAAAAAATTACCGTTTCTCCATCTAGAAGTAGTTGGCCACTAAACTATTATTTTAATGAATCTTGGACTTATATCCTGCATCTAAGAGTCATTATATCCTCAACCCAGCGAAGTCTAGATAGCGGATCGTTTACATTTTCCAATGATTTTGTTAATTGTATTAGTTCTTCCTTCAATTTAGTTTCTCTATTGTCCAGTTTAATTCTATCAAAGTCGTTTTTAGCGTGGTTTAAAAATTCGTTAACGGATTTTAGGGGTATTGGTTTTTTTATATCGCCGGTTGCGGTTATAACTCTATGCAAATCCATTTTTATTGAGTTTTTTATAAACGGTATATTTCTCATAGTTCCAAATATTTTTTAGTTAAACCTTTCAGTTTTTTTCTAATGTTTGCATCCATTATCTCATAAGTTATTTTTCCTAAAGCGGGTTTATAGTTGCTCATTGCCATATATTCCACCTCTTTTGAACTTACTCTAAAACCGCCCCCATATAAATTTTCTTGTTTACTTCCGCTTTTTATTAATTCTTCCTCGCAATCAATATGGTATTCTCCGCCAACGGCAAGAATATTTTGTTCGGCGTCCATTACGGTTTTGATGTAGTCTTTGTAAACCTCTCTTGCCTTTTCAAATTCTTTTGGGCTGATTTTTTTGTTTAGGATTATAATCATACTTTGTTCTTATCATTAGGTTCCACAGCCTTAAGGTAAATGTTTAGAGAGCGTTCTACCGCCTTTGCTATAAGGGTGTAATAATCCTGCATACTTCCCCCCAATTGTCCTTGTTCAATAGCGTTTATGTACTTTAGTCTATCCTCTTTCCTAATTAAGGCTGGGGGATACCCTTTTTGCATTAAAAGAACATTCATTAA includes:
- a CDS encoding M48 family metallopeptidase — protein: TSGFIKYGILVYMLFRFYKRKRVVKVSSSHYVQHKEKARELACSRVFYFNKLYNLSFNRIAIRNQRRVWGSCSGKGNLNFNYRIILLPAHLADYIIVHELCHLKELNHSKKFWELVSLTFPNYKEARKELKNYRFSI